The genome window GAGGTCGAGAAGACGTTCATGCCCTCGTCTGACACGAGCACTCGCGATATGCTGTCGCTGGTGCGCGCCGCCCGGTTGGATGAATCCACCAAGGACATCGTTGAGCCGCGGGATCAGGTCAACGAAATCCTGCGCCGCAGGCTCGAAGAACTGGCAAGCTCGGTGGCGGATTTGCGTAATCGCTGAACCGGATTGGCGTTATAAGAGAGGCCGCCACCGCTCCGGTCGCGGCTTTTTTTTCTTCTGAAGACATGAATATTCTCTACCGATCGGCACTACCCGGCGACGCGCAGGCGTGTATCGCCCTAAGAACCAGGACTCGCGAAAACGCGGTTACGGAAACGGAACTGGCGGATGCCGGCATCACGGCCCAGACGTGGGGCGCGGGGATCGAAGAAGGGCTGTACCCGGGTTTTGTCGCGATGGCTGATGGAAAACTGGCGGGCTATTGCTTTGGACACCGGGACACCGGAGAAATCGTTGTGCTGGCCCTGTTGCCCGAATACGAAGGGCAGGGCGTCGGCAAGACGGTTTTAAACATGGCGGCTGACACACTCCGCACTCTCGGCCACTCGCGGCTGTTTCTGGGCTGCGCGACGGACCCCGCCGTGCGGTCCTACGGGTTCTACCGGCATCTGGGCTGGCGCTCAACGGGTACGTTCGACGCGGCGGGTGACGAGGTGCTTGAATATATTTTCTAGAGCAGGGCATCAGGCGCTACAGCTTTTGCTCCAACGTCGCTTTCATGCGCACCATGCTTTCCTGGCTGACCTGGATCAAGCCGCTGGCTGGCTGATCGATGTCGACAATAAACGTCAGCACCAGCGAGATCAGCGCCGCAAACAATCCCGTTGAGACCAGCCGCCTGCGCCCGTACAGACCCGTGCCATAGGCGATGAACGCGACGGACCCCATGCTGACGATGAACAGCAGATAAAAGACTGGCTCGGGAACATGGTTTTCCAACGCGACGCGCCGTTTTTCGTTGACCTGCGCCATCTCGTTGATCGCCTGGATGAACATGATGGTCGAGATCGACGGCGGATTGTCGGCGGTGGAAGCCGCCAGGGCGCGGATCTGACGTTCGATGCGCCTTGCGGTGGCGTTGGCGGCGTCGAATCGAGGCGTGTCGTTATCGGCATGGTGAAATTCCAGCGCCGCCGCCGTGTAGTCCAGCAACAGTCGCGCGATTTCGTCGCGGACGGCCGGCGCAATCAGTTGCGAGCGCCAGTAGGCATTGCCAATGGCATTGGCCTCTTCCAGCACCAGATTCTTGCGTGTCTCGAACCGGGTAACCGACATGGCGAAGGTAAAGCCCAACAGCAACGCGAGCAGCCCGAGCAGAGCGGTCTGCAATGCCGTGATATGCGTCTTGTGCGCTTCATCGGCAGGCTTGCGCTGCTTGCGGCCCAGCCGGAAACACAGCTCGATGATCACCAGAAAGACGATGACACCGACGACGAAAAGCAAGGACTCGTCCAGATTCCTAAGCATGGCGTCTCCATTGGCGGATCAATCAGCGTATGCCGATAGCGGGGCGGCGGCAAGCGGCCGGATATCGGGAATTCTCCCTAGACCTTGTGTGCCCGCAGCCTGCACCGCAGGGCCAAACGAGCGATTCCTGTCAGCAAAACGCCAACATCTTGGAGTAAGGTGTCGAATCCTCTCTAAGACCCCGCACGGAGCAGAACTTGAAAACCCGCAAACTCGGCCGTACCGACCTGGAAGTCAGCCTGATTGGATTGGGCACCATGACCTGGGGCGAACAGAACACCGAGGCCGACGCTCACCAACAACTGGACTACGCGCTGTCGCGCGGCGTCAATCTGGTCGATGTGGCCGAGATGTACCCGGTGCCGCCCAAGCCCGAAACGCAAGGCCTGACCGAAACCTATATCGGCACGTGGCTCGCGCGCAGCAAGCGCCGCCAGGACATCGTGCTGGCCAGCAAGGTCGCCGGCCCGGTGCGTGACCCCAAACGTCCTGGCCACATCCGCGACGGCAAGACCTTCCTGGATCGCAAGAATCTGACGCAGGCTCTGGACGCCAGCCTGAAGCGCCTGCAAACGGACTATCTGGACCTGTACCAACTGCACTGGCCGGACCGGACCACAGCCACTTTCGGCCAGTTGAACTATCCCTGGGTTGAAGACGAGCACACCGTGCCGATCGAAGAGACCCTGTCGGTATTGCAGGATTTCGTGAAGGCGGGCAAGGTGCGCCACGTGGGCGTTTCGAATGAAACGCCGTGGGGCGTCAGCCAGTTCCTGCGCCACGCCGAAAACCAGAACCTGCCGCGCATTGCTTCGATCCAGAACGCCTATAGCCTGTTGAACCGTGTGTTCGAAATCGGCCTGTCGGAATTCACCCATCACGAAGGCGTGGGCCTGCTGGCTTACTCGCCCTTGGGCATGGGCATGCTTTGCGGCAAGTACCTGGACGGCGCCCGCCCCGAAGGCGCACGGCTGACCCGCTACACGCGCTTCACGCGCTACAGCAATCCGCAAGCTGAAGCCGCGACCATCGAGTACGTGGCGCTGGCCCGCGCGCATGGCATCTCGCCCACGCATCTGGCGTTGGCGTGGGTGAATCAGCGTCCGTTCGTGACCAGCAACCTGATCGGCGCGACGACGCTGGACCAGCTGAAAGAGAACATCGATAGCGTGGACGTGACCCTGTCGCCCGATGTGCTGAAAGCGATTGACGAGATCCACGTGCGTCACCCCAACCCGGCACCCTGACCCCGCCGTCTGCGGCGGCAAGCCAACCCAAGCCCGTGATGCGCAGCAATGCCTCACGGGCTTTTTCCTGTTTGCGATGCGTATACCATTAGGGGCCTGATTCCCACTCCGCCCTGGCCTTCATGCGCAAAATGCTGGCATTCCTGTTTCTGTCTGCACTGGCCGTCCTGCTGTCAGGCTGCGCGTCCACCAAGACCTACACCGAAGACGTGTCCACGCTGATGGTGTCGTCGGACAGCAAGACCTTTGCCGTGCTGGGGCCGCAGTACCACTACCTGTTCGACATGCCGCCGGCGATGGCGCAGTCGTTGACGTCGGATTTCAGGATGCGGCTGACGGCAGTGATCTTGCGCGAATTTCACGTGGGCGCGGACGGATTCACATGGGGATATGTGCGTCTGCAACTGACGGACGATGCAACGGACCAGGATCGCGCGCAGGCTCACGCCCTGCATTTTCAGACGACGAAAGAAGGGCTCGTCTACTACACGCATCATCTGAAAGGAAAACGCTATCTGGCGCGTCCCGGCACGCCCAGCCCGGCCCAGGTGCAACAGACAGGGCAGGGCAGGCAGACCACGCTGGACCAGGCCTATCGTGTGCCGGTGCTTGATTCGCAAAGCAGCGCCGACGTCATGAGGCTGCTGTCGCCCGTTACTTTCCTGGCTGGAACGGGTTTTGTGGTGGCCAATCCGGCGGTGGTGTTGTTTGCATTGCCCGTGGCAGGGTTGAAGCCTTAGCCGTAGCGGAAACGTCCCAGAGCCGGTCGGGCGCATAGTCCTGCTGTTCGCCTTTTTTGGCATACCCCAGAGGGTTGGCCACAACGCGGCAGCCGTCCTTCATGTAGTCCTGCGCGCAATGCAAGTGGCCGTGCATCCACACATCGGCCAAGGGCAGCAGCGCATCCAGGTTGCTGCAGAACCCTGCGGTGCCCGGTGTGACACCGTAGCGCGGATCGGCGCTGGCCAGCGTCGGGGCGAAGTGGGTGATGGCGACGGTGGGGCCATCAAACGGCACGCGCAGGGCGGCGTCCAGCCATTGCTGGCAGAGCAGGCCTTGTTCGCGCATCTGTTCGGCCATGAAGGGCGCGCCGTGGC of Achromobacter seleniivolatilans contains these proteins:
- a CDS encoding NADP(H)-dependent aldo-keto reductase; this translates as MKTRKLGRTDLEVSLIGLGTMTWGEQNTEADAHQQLDYALSRGVNLVDVAEMYPVPPKPETQGLTETYIGTWLARSKRRQDIVLASKVAGPVRDPKRPGHIRDGKTFLDRKNLTQALDASLKRLQTDYLDLYQLHWPDRTTATFGQLNYPWVEDEHTVPIEETLSVLQDFVKAGKVRHVGVSNETPWGVSQFLRHAENQNLPRIASIQNAYSLLNRVFEIGLSEFTHHEGVGLLAYSPLGMGMLCGKYLDGARPEGARLTRYTRFTRYSNPQAEAATIEYVALARAHGISPTHLALAWVNQRPFVTSNLIGATTLDQLKENIDSVDVTLSPDVLKAIDEIHVRHPNPAP
- a CDS encoding GNAT family N-acetyltransferase translates to MNILYRSALPGDAQACIALRTRTRENAVTETELADAGITAQTWGAGIEEGLYPGFVAMADGKLAGYCFGHRDTGEIVVLALLPEYEGQGVGKTVLNMAADTLRTLGHSRLFLGCATDPAVRSYGFYRHLGWRSTGTFDAAGDEVLEYIF
- a CDS encoding bestrophin-like domain → MLRNLDESLLFVVGVIVFLVIIELCFRLGRKQRKPADEAHKTHITALQTALLGLLALLLGFTFAMSVTRFETRKNLVLEEANAIGNAYWRSQLIAPAVRDEIARLLLDYTAAALEFHHADNDTPRFDAANATARRIERQIRALAASTADNPPSISTIMFIQAINEMAQVNEKRRVALENHVPEPVFYLLFIVSMGSVAFIAYGTGLYGRRRLVSTGLFAALISLVLTFIVDIDQPASGLIQVSQESMVRMKATLEQKL